A DNA window from Leptolyngbya sp. KIOST-1 contains the following coding sequences:
- a CDS encoding YegS/Rv2252/BmrU family lipid kinase, translating to MPSTLAILAHANQLDTVVAWLSKHQRVLTHFQIIAAADLAEAIEQSWEATAIDLLLLKDASQGGDIELSAQILAGNVAGVIFFTDPEAIATGFPSFTLVLRACQIQGIPIALNDISATLLLRGMVESQIAYLIFNPVAGQGNPNTDLALIKEVLEPQILVNVIMTQPELEPADQAREIIDHILSKNEHDLGRSLIIASGGDGTVSAVAGATIGTGIPLGVIPRGTANAFSVGLGIPTNLRAACETILAGNTHVIDAARCNDIPMILLAGVGFEAGMVDGASRQLKNELGNLAYVLSGVRQLAAAAPFTATLEIEGEESTVTTPAITIANVAPPTSVLAQGLGEVIPDDGLLEVTIATSTTRLQGINALASLMAAAAWGNPTQRDDITSLRTNRIKITTDPPQKLVIDGEILEANPMVFECLPQALTVFAPLKTV from the coding sequence ATGCCCAGCACCCTCGCTATTCTCGCCCACGCCAACCAGTTAGACACCGTTGTGGCCTGGCTTTCCAAGCATCAGCGGGTTCTGACCCACTTTCAAATCATTGCGGCGGCGGATCTGGCCGAGGCAATTGAACAGAGCTGGGAGGCCACCGCCATCGACCTGCTGCTCCTCAAAGACGCGAGCCAGGGCGGCGACATTGAGCTGTCGGCCCAGATCCTGGCGGGCAATGTGGCCGGGGTGATTTTCTTTACCGATCCCGAGGCGATCGCCACGGGGTTCCCCAGCTTTACCCTGGTGCTGCGGGCCTGCCAGATTCAGGGCATTCCCATTGCCCTCAACGACATATCGGCCACGCTACTGCTGCGCGGGATGGTTGAAAGCCAGATTGCCTACCTGATTTTTAACCCCGTGGCCGGCCAGGGCAATCCCAACACCGACCTGGCCCTGATCAAAGAGGTGCTGGAACCACAGATCCTGGTCAATGTGATCATGACCCAGCCCGAGCTTGAGCCCGCCGACCAGGCTCGCGAGATTATCGACCATATCCTTTCCAAAAATGAGCACGACCTGGGCCGCAGCCTGATCATTGCCTCCGGCGGCGACGGTACCGTGTCTGCGGTGGCCGGAGCCACCATCGGCACCGGCATTCCCCTGGGGGTCATTCCCCGGGGCACGGCCAACGCCTTTTCCGTAGGGCTGGGCATACCCACCAACCTGCGAGCCGCCTGTGAGACGATTCTGGCTGGCAACACCCACGTCATCGACGCCGCCCGCTGCAACGACATCCCAATGATTTTGCTAGCCGGGGTGGGGTTTGAGGCCGGCATGGTCGACGGGGCCAGCCGTCAGCTCAAAAACGAGTTGGGCAACCTCGCCTACGTGCTCTCTGGGGTGCGGCAGCTGGCCGCCGCCGCCCCCTTCACCGCCACCCTAGAAATTGAGGGGGAAGAGTCCACGGTGACCACGCCCGCCATCACCATTGCCAACGTGGCTCCACCGACCTCGGTGCTGGCCCAGGGGCTGGGCGAAGTAATTCCCGACGACGGGCTGCTGGAGGTGACCATCGCCACCAGCACCACGCGCCTCCAGGGTATCAATGCCCTGGCCTCCCTGATGGCCGCGGCCGCCTGGGGCAATCCTACCCAGCGTGACGATATTACCTCCCTGCGCACCAACCGGATCAAAATCACCACCGACCCCCCGCAAAAGTTGGTGATCGATGGTGAAATTCTAGAGGCCAACCCCATGGTGTTTGAGTGCCTACCCCAGGCGCTGACCGTGTTTGCGCCCTTAAAAACGGTCTAG
- the phnE gene encoding phosphonate ABC transporter, permease protein PhnE, with the protein MPVLEKNGQKIWQKRDRTQALLSWLGRLGGVAVVLFCWQVIADNTNWSFVADAPEQASNMIARGIPPNWGYLNTLWQPLWDTLNIATLGTLLGVAVAIPTAFLAARNTTPHPLVRYVALLVIVGSRSVNSLIWALLLVVVLGPGVLAGILAIGLRSIGFTGKLFYEAIEEIDPKPVEAVAATGASAAQVLSYGFWPQVMPSIFGVSVYRWDINIRESTVVGLVGAGGIGIQLQASINILRWSQVSMILVVVFLTVFVSEWVSAQVRRLLI; encoded by the coding sequence ATGCCGGTTTTAGAAAAAAACGGTCAGAAAATTTGGCAAAAGCGCGACCGCACCCAGGCGCTGTTGAGCTGGTTGGGCAGGCTGGGGGGCGTGGCCGTGGTGCTGTTCTGCTGGCAGGTGATTGCCGACAACACCAACTGGAGCTTTGTGGCCGATGCCCCGGAACAGGCCAGCAATATGATTGCCCGAGGCATTCCCCCCAACTGGGGGTATCTCAATACTCTGTGGCAGCCCCTCTGGGACACCCTCAACATTGCCACCCTGGGAACGCTGTTGGGGGTTGCAGTCGCGATTCCCACCGCGTTTCTGGCCGCCCGCAACACCACCCCCCACCCCCTGGTGCGCTACGTTGCCCTGCTGGTTATTGTGGGCTCCCGTTCGGTCAATTCTCTGATTTGGGCGCTGCTGCTGGTGGTGGTGCTGGGGCCGGGGGTACTGGCCGGAATTTTGGCTATTGGCCTGCGCTCGATTGGCTTCACCGGCAAGCTGTTCTACGAAGCGATCGAGGAAATCGACCCCAAGCCGGTGGAGGCGGTGGCCGCCACCGGGGCCAGTGCCGCCCAGGTGCTGAGCTATGGCTTTTGGCCCCAGGTGATGCCCAGCATCTTTGGCGTCAGCGTCTACCGCTGGGACATCAACATCCGCGAGTCCACCGTGGTGGGACTGGTCGGCGCGGGGGGCATCGGCATCCAGCTCCAGGCGTCGATTAACATCCTGCGCTGGAGCCAGGTGAGCATGATTCTGGTAGTGGTGTTTTTGACCGTTTTCGTCAGCGAGTGGGTGTCTGCCCAGGTGCGACGCCTGCTGATTTAA
- the rpmA gene encoding 50S ribosomal protein L27, translated as MAHKKGTGSTRNGRDSNAKRLGVKRYGGEVVTAGNILIRQRGTKIHPGENVGRGGDDTLFALVDGVVTFERRGKTGKKVSVYPASVPVAAQA; from the coding sequence ATGGCTCACAAGAAAGGCACAGGCAGTACCCGGAACGGACGCGACTCAAACGCTAAGCGCCTGGGCGTGAAGCGCTACGGTGGCGAAGTCGTCACTGCGGGCAATATTTTGATCCGTCAGCGGGGCACCAAAATTCACCCCGGTGAGAATGTCGGTCGCGGTGGCGACGACACCCTGTTTGCCCTGGTGGATGGGGTTGTCACCTTTGAGCGGCGCGGCAAAACTGGCAAGAAAGTCAGCGTTTACCCCGCTTCGGTTCCGGTGGCGGCACAGGCCTAG
- the phnE gene encoding phosphonate ABC transporter, permease protein PhnE, with the protein MTQATVAGRRWSPPNLIKNPWLRWGLLIGAIVYIVLAVQSVEVNPARIARGMERGVQILAGFIQPNFVSRRTNIINGLIESLVMTVVATAIGVVISVPIGIGGARNLVPLSVYLVCRLVIALSRTFQEVIIAILFVVMLGFGPLAGVMTLVFGSIGFVSKLLAEDIEEIDADQVEAMRATGASWIQMLTYGVLPQVLPRLVGLSLYRFDINLRESAVIGIVGAGGIGATLNTAIQRYEYNTASAILLLIIALVMATELVSSAVRERLQ; encoded by the coding sequence ATGACCCAGGCCACCGTAGCGGGGCGGCGATGGTCGCCCCCTAACCTGATTAAGAACCCCTGGCTGCGCTGGGGCTTGCTGATTGGCGCGATCGTTTATATCGTGCTGGCGGTGCAGTCCGTGGAGGTAAACCCAGCCCGGATTGCCCGGGGGATGGAGCGGGGGGTTCAGATTCTGGCGGGCTTTATCCAGCCCAATTTCGTGAGCCGTCGCACCAACATTATCAATGGCTTGATTGAAAGTCTGGTGATGACGGTGGTGGCTACGGCCATCGGCGTGGTGATTTCGGTGCCCATTGGCATTGGCGGTGCCCGCAACCTGGTGCCCCTGTCGGTCTACCTGGTGTGTCGATTGGTCATTGCCCTATCGCGCACCTTCCAAGAGGTGATCATCGCCATTTTGTTTGTGGTGATGCTGGGGTTTGGGCCGCTGGCGGGGGTGATGACCCTGGTGTTTGGCAGCATTGGCTTTGTCTCCAAGCTATTGGCAGAGGACATTGAGGAAATTGACGCTGACCAAGTGGAGGCGATGCGTGCCACCGGGGCCTCCTGGATACAGATGCTGACCTATGGGGTGCTGCCCCAGGTACTGCCCCGGCTCGTAGGGCTCTCCCTCTATCGGTTTGACATCAACCTCAGGGAGTCGGCCGTGATTGGCATTGTCGGGGCGGGGGGCATTGGTGCCACCCTCAACACCGCCATCCAGCGGTATGAGTACAACACGGCGTCGGCCATTTTGCTGCTGATCATTGCCCTGGTGATGGCGACGGAATTGGTGTCCAGTGCGGTGCGCGAGAGGTTGCAGTAA
- the phnC gene encoding phosphonate ABC transporter ATP-binding protein, producing the protein MLRIESLTKRYPTGDIALQSVNLEVPDGQVMALIGPSGAGKSTLIRCINRLVEPTSGQIYLKELELTRLGSAQLRRARRRMAMIFQEYALVERLTVMENVLSGQLGYVNFWQSWFRKFPQGTVDEAFRLLDRVGLGQFPDKRADALSGGQRQRVGIARALLQNPDILLVDEPTASLDPKTARQIMRLICELAQERGLSVIINIHDVPLAQRFAQRIVGLQAGEIVYDGPPSGLTERTLTQIYGEEDWNAATESDEAPSSMLAGTAGERQP; encoded by the coding sequence ATGCTCCGCATTGAGTCCCTCACTAAGCGCTATCCCACCGGGGATATTGCCCTGCAATCGGTCAACCTGGAGGTGCCAGATGGTCAGGTTATGGCCCTGATTGGCCCCTCTGGTGCCGGTAAGAGCACCCTAATTCGCTGCATCAACCGTCTGGTGGAGCCCACCAGCGGTCAGATTTACCTGAAGGAACTGGAGCTCACCCGTCTGGGCTCGGCCCAACTGCGGCGGGCGCGGCGGCGCATGGCCATGATCTTTCAGGAATACGCCCTGGTGGAGCGGCTGACCGTGATGGAGAATGTGCTGTCGGGCCAGTTGGGCTACGTCAACTTTTGGCAAAGCTGGTTCCGTAAGTTTCCCCAGGGCACGGTGGACGAAGCCTTTCGGCTACTAGACCGGGTTGGTCTGGGCCAGTTTCCGGACAAGCGCGCCGATGCCCTCTCCGGTGGACAGCGGCAGCGGGTGGGCATTGCCCGGGCGCTGCTGCAAAATCCTGACATTTTGCTGGTGGACGAGCCCACCGCCAGCCTCGACCCCAAAACCGCCCGCCAGATCATGCGACTGATCTGTGAGCTGGCCCAGGAGCGGGGGCTATCGGTGATCATCAACATTCACGATGTGCCTCTGGCCCAGCGGTTTGCCCAGCGGATTGTCGGCCTCCAGGCGGGAGAAATTGTCTACGATGGCCCCCCCAGCGGCCTTACGGAGCGCACCCTGACCCAAATCTATGGGGAAGAAGACTGGAACGCGGCGACAGAGTCCGATGAAGCGCCGTCGTCGATGCTGGCTGGCACAGCCGGGGAGCGTCAGCCATGA
- the phnD gene encoding phosphate/phosphite/phosphonate ABC transporter substrate-binding protein, with protein MFKFSWRKLFLYFSLLVVTAFAVACAQNGTDVAGGDAPANGDTPAAQVGCSRPDTMDERFCDEDGDLIADPPTDPSEFVNPDTLVFAYTPVEDPAVYEDVWADFIEHMEEVTGKNVEFFAVDSNAAQLEALRAGRLHVAGVNTGGVPFAVNLAGFRPFAIMAAADGSFGYEMEIITRVDSDIQVLDDLAGRQLAFTSPTSNSGFQAPSALLEGEAGLVADRDFQTAFSGAHDNSILGVKNGDFEAAAIANSVKNRMCARGAADCDQLRTIYTSETFPTTGYGYVYNLDPELAELVKEAFFTFDWSGTGLEAEFGGSDDEPGEAQFIEITYQEYWQVIREINEIQGVEYTLS; from the coding sequence ATGTTTAAGTTCAGTTGGCGCAAGCTATTTCTTTATTTCTCGCTGTTGGTCGTTACGGCCTTTGCCGTGGCCTGCGCCCAAAATGGAACCGATGTGGCAGGGGGAGATGCCCCTGCCAATGGCGATACCCCCGCTGCACAAGTTGGTTGCAGCCGTCCTGACACCATGGACGAGCGCTTCTGCGATGAAGATGGTGACCTGATTGCCGATCCGCCTACGGATCCTTCCGAGTTCGTCAACCCTGACACCCTGGTCTTTGCCTACACCCCCGTAGAAGACCCGGCGGTTTACGAAGATGTGTGGGCTGATTTCATTGAGCATATGGAAGAAGTCACCGGCAAAAACGTGGAGTTCTTTGCTGTGGACTCTAATGCCGCACAGCTTGAAGCGCTGCGGGCTGGTCGGCTCCATGTAGCTGGGGTCAATACGGGCGGGGTACCCTTTGCTGTGAACTTGGCCGGGTTCCGGCCCTTTGCCATCATGGCAGCGGCCGATGGCAGCTTTGGCTATGAGATGGAAATCATTACCCGTGTTGATAGCGATATTCAGGTTTTAGACGACTTGGCCGGTCGTCAGTTGGCCTTTACCTCTCCGACCTCTAACTCTGGATTTCAGGCTCCGTCAGCCTTACTGGAGGGCGAAGCGGGCCTGGTAGCCGATCGCGACTTTCAAACAGCTTTTTCTGGAGCCCACGATAACTCTATCCTGGGAGTGAAGAACGGCGACTTTGAGGCGGCGGCGATCGCCAACTCGGTGAAAAACCGGATGTGCGCCCGGGGTGCAGCGGACTGTGACCAACTGCGGACGATTTACACCTCGGAAACGTTTCCCACCACTGGCTACGGCTACGTCTACAACCTTGACCCAGAGCTAGCTGAGCTGGTCAAAGAGGCTTTCTTTACCTTTGACTGGAGCGGCACTGGCCTGGAGGCCGAGTTCGGTGGCAGTGACGATGAGCCTGGGGAAGCCCAGTTCATTGAAATCACCTACCAAGAGTACTGGCAGGTGATTCGCGAAATCAACGAAATTCAGGGCGTTGAATACACTCTGAGCTAG
- a CDS encoding CHAT domain-containing protein yields the protein MTQAVTQEFQISITPVLGADTYWLRTEAVATGVPLAEAQVTWPLETWLAQAEALFQDPLHALLSGSAAPVSNLHGPDRDRLGADHPWTQLGQALYQGLFQGRIRDSWVAAQSVAQNRRQPLRLRLGFKDSRVQRLPWELLYGDDRPLATGLDVTLCRYYQGQTVADLAAMAPLAPASVPLRVLVVISAPDDQERLALRQEVQSLMDSLQTADPKHLGLAVTILEQPGRPELVQALEQGNFQVLHYAGHSDAGETGGDLFLVSPQTGLTDRLSGEDLAGLLVNNGIRLAVFNSCRGAYTAQDDAQAGWRDQNLVQALVNRGVPGVIAMADRIPDDVALTFTQLLYRNLHQGYPIDLCLSRVRQGLMSAYGSDQPFWMLPLLYLRPDFDGYLYTGHPDDLKGLDAMGQDDLTNVALMPPDYSTDPEISSLAAEILSRQASDAETERLVNRPDGSGLPLYDWLQEGDPAEAAATDAAVANLVQQLSQPRTANGDGRSASGDHPPLAADPTENLLPQPDARPRTSGSDALWPSHSPTVNGAAAQPLTNSRRWPSNLWVWGGLGLAGLGAVLWLSLTSLAIFNRPVAAPPALPEIDPPAASGDSPAQPGTNAALLSSAIGALALDRTPAARTLIEQLLDRNDLVSAASALATASDPQLQDPDIAYVRGRLAWQQISGDPALGTTAYDVMRAWSTATEARPDFLEAWVSLGFSHYALGDYGQAIQAWERAIAIDQGQRRDIDPAAGLRLANPFTVNAYAGLAMAFQKESAIGLLPEERSPLQQQAESYYLQILTLAPAMVNPNTLATNWLWSGPGLIADWQTTIAQLAIGHRDPQGEGLN from the coding sequence GTGACCCAGGCCGTGACCCAGGAATTTCAGATTTCAATCACTCCCGTTTTGGGAGCCGATACCTACTGGCTCCGCACCGAAGCGGTCGCCACCGGAGTTCCCCTGGCCGAAGCCCAGGTCACCTGGCCCCTGGAGACCTGGCTGGCCCAGGCTGAGGCGCTATTTCAGGACCCCCTGCACGCCCTGCTATCGGGGTCTGCGGCCCCAGTTTCCAATCTCCATGGTCCCGATCGCGATCGCCTCGGGGCCGACCATCCCTGGACGCAGCTGGGGCAGGCCCTCTACCAGGGTCTGTTTCAGGGCCGCATTCGCGACAGCTGGGTGGCGGCCCAGAGCGTGGCCCAAAACCGTCGCCAGCCCCTGCGACTGCGGCTGGGGTTCAAGGACAGTCGGGTGCAGCGCCTGCCCTGGGAACTGCTCTACGGCGACGATCGCCCCCTGGCCACCGGCCTCGATGTCACCCTGTGCCGCTACTACCAGGGTCAAACAGTCGCCGACCTGGCCGCCATGGCCCCCCTGGCCCCAGCCAGCGTTCCCCTGCGCGTGCTGGTGGTGATCTCCGCCCCCGACGACCAGGAGCGATTGGCCCTGCGCCAGGAGGTACAGAGCTTGATGGACAGTTTGCAGACCGCCGACCCGAAGCATCTGGGGCTAGCCGTCACCATTCTGGAGCAGCCAGGGCGGCCCGAACTGGTGCAGGCCCTGGAGCAGGGCAACTTCCAGGTGCTCCACTATGCTGGCCACAGCGACGCGGGCGAAACCGGCGGTGACCTGTTTTTGGTCAGCCCCCAGACCGGCCTCACCGACCGCCTCAGCGGCGAAGACCTGGCCGGGCTGCTGGTGAACAACGGCATTCGCCTGGCGGTATTCAATTCCTGTCGGGGCGCCTACACGGCCCAGGACGATGCCCAGGCGGGCTGGCGCGACCAGAATCTGGTGCAGGCGCTGGTCAACCGGGGGGTGCCGGGGGTGATCGCCATGGCCGACCGTATCCCCGACGATGTGGCACTCACCTTTACCCAACTGCTGTACCGCAACCTGCACCAGGGATACCCGATTGACCTGTGCCTCAGCCGAGTGCGCCAGGGGCTAATGTCGGCCTACGGCTCCGATCAGCCCTTCTGGATGCTGCCGCTGCTCTACCTGCGACCCGACTTCGACGGCTATCTATACACAGGGCATCCCGACGACCTCAAGGGCCTCGACGCGATGGGCCAGGACGACCTGACCAACGTCGCCCTGATGCCCCCCGACTACAGCACTGATCCCGAGATCTCAAGCCTGGCCGCCGAAATCCTCAGCCGTCAGGCCAGCGACGCCGAAACGGAACGCCTTGTAAATCGGCCCGATGGCAGCGGTTTACCCCTCTACGACTGGCTTCAGGAGGGCGATCCCGCCGAGGCAGCAGCAACCGATGCCGCCGTTGCCAACCTGGTACAGCAGCTCTCTCAGCCCAGGACTGCCAACGGTGATGGGCGCTCGGCCTCAGGGGACCATCCGCCCCTGGCCGCCGACCCCACCGAAAATCTGCTGCCCCAGCCGGACGCAAGGCCCCGCACTAGCGGGTCAGACGCCCTTTGGCCCTCTCACTCCCCCACAGTCAATGGCGCTGCGGCCCAGCCGCTGACGAACTCGCGCCGCTGGCCTAGCAACCTGTGGGTCTGGGGTGGCCTGGGCCTGGCCGGGCTCGGTGCCGTGCTCTGGCTTTCCCTCACCAGCCTGGCTATCTTCAATCGGCCCGTGGCGGCCCCCCCGGCGCTCCCTGAGATCGATCCCCCGGCGGCCAGCGGCGACTCGCCAGCCCAGCCCGGCACCAACGCCGCCCTGCTGTCCAGCGCGATTGGTGCCCTGGCCCTCGATCGCACCCCTGCCGCCAGAACCCTGATAGAGCAACTGCTCGATCGCAACGATCTGGTCTCAGCCGCCTCGGCCCTGGCCACCGCCTCTGACCCCCAGCTGCAAGATCCAGACATTGCCTACGTGCGGGGCCGCCTGGCCTGGCAGCAAATCAGCGGCGACCCCGCCCTGGGCACCACCGCCTACGACGTGATGCGGGCCTGGAGCACAGCCACCGAAGCTCGCCCCGATTTTCTCGAAGCCTGGGTTAGCCTGGGGTTTTCTCACTATGCTCTGGGCGACTACGGCCAGGCCATTCAGGCCTGGGAGCGGGCGATCGCCATCGATCAGGGCCAGCGGCGCGACATCGATCCGGCGGCTGGCCTACGGCTGGCCAATCCCTTCACTGTCAACGCCTACGCGGGCCTGGCCATGGCCTTCCAAAAAGAAAGCGCCATCGGCCTGCTACCCGAGGAGCGATCGCCCCTGCAGCAGCAGGCCGAGAGCTATTACCTGCAAATCCTCACCCTGGCCCCCGCCATGGTCAACCCCAACACCCTGGCCACCAACTGGCTTTGGAGTGGCCCTGGGCTGATCGCAGACTGGCAGACTACCATTGCCCAGCTGGCCATTGGACACCGCGACCCCCAGGGCGAAGGCCTCAACTAA
- the mgtE gene encoding magnesium transporter gives MESTQTTESRSPRELRDIVTAQLLLLIDQRNLEGAKALLVPVKAVDVADAIEGLPQNMQLVAFRLLPRAKAVEVYEYCSTEVQESLIQEFQDQEILDIVDTMAPDDRARLFDELPPQMVRRILAQLTPEERQTTAQLLGYQPETAGRLMTPEYISLGESLTVAEASEAMRVLARDREVSYYIYVTDAGQTLTGVISLRDLLLADPSQLLEQVMNRDVIYAQTDTDQEEAAQLIQRYDLAALPIVDRERTLVGVITVDDAMDVLQIEATEDIYTMGAVRSEGKSYFQSNLLSITRKRIPWLAVLLLTNALTIFVMSNFEEILDEVVALAFFTPLLIDTGGNVGAQSSTVVIRALSTDELKHRKTLWVILREAVAGSMLGILLGIAVIVLAYVLMGQVEIGITVGISLLCIAIIAATTGAGLPFLFNAMGFDPALMSAPFITTVVDILGIFIYLSIATAFLGIS, from the coding sequence ATGGAATCCACCCAGACCACAGAATCGCGATCGCCCAGGGAACTCCGCGATATCGTCACTGCGCAGCTGCTCCTGCTGATTGATCAGCGGAACCTGGAGGGGGCGAAGGCGCTGCTGGTACCCGTTAAGGCGGTAGATGTTGCCGATGCCATTGAGGGTTTACCCCAGAATATGCAGCTGGTCGCCTTTCGACTGCTGCCCCGGGCCAAGGCGGTCGAGGTATACGAATATTGCTCCACTGAGGTGCAGGAGTCACTGATTCAAGAGTTTCAGGACCAAGAAATTCTTGACATTGTCGATACGATGGCCCCCGACGATCGGGCCAGGCTGTTCGATGAGCTGCCGCCTCAGATGGTGCGGCGGATTTTGGCCCAGCTTACTCCCGAGGAGCGCCAGACCACCGCCCAACTGCTGGGCTACCAGCCTGAGACCGCCGGTCGATTGATGACCCCGGAGTATATTTCCCTGGGGGAATCTCTGACGGTGGCTGAGGCGAGTGAAGCGATGCGGGTGCTGGCCCGCGATCGCGAAGTCAGCTACTACATCTACGTGACCGATGCAGGGCAGACCCTGACCGGGGTGATTTCGCTGCGTGATTTGCTCTTGGCGGATCCGTCCCAACTCCTAGAGCAGGTAATGAACCGGGACGTGATCTATGCCCAGACCGATACTGATCAAGAAGAAGCCGCCCAGCTGATTCAGCGCTACGACCTGGCGGCGCTGCCGATTGTCGATCGCGAGCGCACCCTGGTTGGTGTCATCACCGTAGACGATGCCATGGATGTGCTGCAGATTGAGGCGACCGAGGACATTTACACGATGGGGGCGGTGCGATCGGAGGGGAAGAGCTATTTTCAGTCGAATCTGCTGTCGATCACCCGTAAGCGTATTCCCTGGCTGGCGGTGCTGCTGTTGACCAATGCCCTGACCATTTTTGTGATGAGCAACTTTGAGGAAATCCTCGACGAGGTGGTGGCCCTGGCCTTCTTTACGCCGCTGCTGATCGACACCGGCGGCAACGTAGGAGCCCAGTCCTCGACGGTGGTGATTCGCGCCCTCAGCACCGACGAACTCAAGCACCGCAAGACCCTCTGGGTGATTCTGCGAGAGGCCGTTGCCGGAAGTATGCTGGGCATTTTGCTCGGCATCGCGGTGATTGTGCTGGCCTACGTGCTCATGGGCCAGGTGGAGATCGGCATCACCGTCGGCATCAGCCTGCTGTGCATCGCCATCATTGCCGCCACCACGGGGGCCGGGTTGCCGTTTTTGTTCAATGCCATGGGCTTCGACCCGGCGCTGATGTCGGCGCCCTTCATCACTACCGTAGTGGATATTTTGGGGATCTTTATCTACCTCAGCATTGCTACGGCGTTCCTTGGCATTAGCTAG